One region of Caldivirga sp. genomic DNA includes:
- a CDS encoding prefoldin subunit beta: protein MATEIPPAVRNDLDRLRQLEDQLQAVLLRKQQYESELRNVDKALNELNKLPQDSKVYKVVGTFLLSTTRDEAIQDLNQRKELLDLHLQSLVKQENMLRKQISELENKVKQTLAAGQGGQVQ from the coding sequence ATGGCTACTGAAATCCCGCCAGCGGTTAGGAATGACTTAGATAGGCTGAGGCAACTTGAGGATCAACTACAGGCAGTATTGCTTAGGAAACAGCAGTATGAGAGCGAACTCAGGAATGTGGATAAAGCCCTCAATGAGTTAAATAAGCTTCCACAGGATTCGAAGGTTTACAAGGTTGTGGGAACCTTTCTACTTTCAACCACTAGGGATGAGGCTATACAGGATTTAAACCAGAGGAAGGAGCTACTTGACCTGCATCTTCAGTCCCTTGTGAAGCAGGAGAATATGCTTAGGAAACAGATAAGTGAATTGGAGAATAAGGTTAAGCAAACGCTCGCTGCAGGTCAGGGTGGGCAAGTTCAATAG
- the glyA gene encoding serine hydroxymethyltransferase codes for MNLSDAINAVNRVRDIINSHNTWRRRETINLIPSENVMSPLAEYFYINDMMGRYAEGTIGNRYYQGVKYVDDMEAYLVDLMSKLFHASYVDVRPISGTVANMAVYLTLAKGGKIAAVPRQCGGHISHDEVGAPGALGLKVIHLPCDEENFSINVDSAAKVIREEKPQLVILGASLYLFPHPVKELAQVAHENGAYLMHDSAHVLGLIAGGQFPNSLNEGADLMTSSTHKTFPGPQGGVIFTNNESIFKNIQRAVFPQLTSNYHLHRYASTAITAIEMMTFGESYAYQVRLNAKRLAEELSKYGIPVVAEARGFTETHQVVFDASKFGGGAKVAQLLEDGGIIVNKNMLPWDRSAVKPSGIRMGVQEMTRVGMGTQEMAEIAAFMKAMLIDGKEPSAVRSEVKEFKAHYTEVKYGFKLSDVGIKCDCLPLNY; via the coding sequence ATGAATCTAAGTGATGCTATTAATGCAGTAAATAGGGTAAGGGATATAATAAATAGTCATAATACATGGAGGAGGAGGGAAACCATAAACCTAATACCAAGTGAAAACGTCATGTCACCACTGGCTGAGTACTTCTACATAAACGACATGATGGGTAGGTATGCGGAGGGCACTATAGGTAATAGGTATTATCAAGGTGTTAAGTATGTTGATGATATGGAGGCGTATTTAGTTGACCTCATGTCTAAACTATTCCACGCAAGCTACGTTGATGTGAGGCCTATTTCAGGTACAGTAGCTAACATGGCTGTTTACTTAACGTTAGCTAAGGGTGGTAAGATTGCTGCAGTGCCAAGGCAGTGTGGTGGGCATATTAGCCATGATGAGGTTGGTGCCCCTGGGGCATTGGGGCTTAAGGTAATTCACCTACCTTGTGATGAGGAGAACTTCAGCATTAACGTTGACTCAGCGGCAAAGGTCATTAGGGAGGAGAAGCCTCAATTAGTTATATTGGGTGCATCACTTTACTTATTCCCGCATCCAGTTAAGGAGCTTGCCCAGGTGGCTCATGAGAATGGGGCTTACTTAATGCATGACTCAGCCCACGTGCTTGGGTTAATAGCTGGTGGCCAATTCCCCAATTCACTTAATGAGGGGGCAGACTTAATGACCTCATCAACGCATAAGACCTTCCCAGGGCCCCAGGGTGGTGTAATATTCACTAATAATGAGTCCATTTTCAAGAACATTCAAAGGGCGGTCTTCCCACAATTAACATCAAATTACCACCTGCATAGGTACGCCTCCACTGCGATAACGGCAATTGAAATGATGACCTTTGGTGAATCCTACGCCTACCAAGTAAGGTTGAATGCGAAGAGGCTGGCTGAGGAGTTAAGCAAGTATGGTATACCGGTGGTGGCTGAGGCTAGGGGCTTCACTGAGACTCATCAAGTAGTCTTTGATGCTTCTAAATTCGGCGGTGGGGCTAAGGTTGCTCAACTACTTGAGGATGGTGGAATAATCGTTAACAAGAATATGCTACCCTGGGATAGGAGCGCAGTGAAACCCAGCGGCATTAGGATGGGTGTTCAGGAAATGACTAGGGTGGGTATGGGTACTCAGGAAATGGCTGAGATTGCCGCATTCATGAAGGCAATGCTGATTGATGGTAAGGAACCTAGTGCAGTTAGGAGTGAGGTTAAGGAGTTTAAGGCCCATTACACTGAGGTCAAGTATGGCTTCAAGCTGAGTGACGTGGGTATTAAATGCGATTGCCTACCCCTCAATTACTAA
- a CDS encoding (Fe-S)-binding protein yields the protein MEDWLRGLRAIMIRSLNYNRLPIPVERSICSEWANGVNVPESGDTILYTSCLYQLVPYINSFTGLMEKAPPESLGPLVSRFSGAVITMAKVILKPPRSEINRVNGIVKAIANLLIKNGVNFAFMHDEPYSGALLYELGFEDDFKDYFSSVVLSYFKSKGIKTVITIDPHTHHILTTVAPRFFGDLGINVINYMELIKGVDKARLSRVVIHDSCLYSRYLGMRETYRKLLEKAGVEHVEDPYITGISTSMCCGGPVESIKPSLSNKVARSRVESLSKLSNNIVVACPICYANLSRNSNDKVKILDLAEVLSGVQ from the coding sequence ATGGAGGATTGGTTAAGGGGACTTAGGGCAATAATGATTAGGAGCCTAAACTACAATAGATTACCCATACCAGTTGAGAGAAGCATATGCAGTGAATGGGCTAATGGGGTTAATGTCCCTGAATCAGGTGATACAATACTTTACACTTCATGTCTTTACCAACTCGTGCCTTATATAAACTCATTCACGGGCCTAATGGAGAAGGCTCCACCGGAGTCGTTAGGCCCCTTAGTAAGTAGGTTCAGTGGCGCGGTTATTACCATGGCTAAGGTTATTTTAAAACCGCCCAGGAGTGAAATTAATAGGGTTAATGGTATTGTTAAGGCTATTGCAAACCTTCTCATTAAGAATGGGGTTAACTTCGCCTTTATGCACGACGAACCTTACTCAGGCGCTTTACTGTATGAATTGGGGTTTGAGGATGACTTCAAAGACTACTTCTCATCAGTGGTGCTCAGTTACTTTAAGAGTAAGGGCATTAAGACCGTGATAACCATTGATCCACATACCCACCACATATTAACCACTGTAGCACCCCGTTTCTTCGGGGACTTAGGCATCAATGTAATTAACTACATGGAGTTGATTAAGGGTGTTGATAAGGCAAGGTTAAGTAGAGTGGTTATTCATGACTCATGCCTATACTCAAGGTACCTAGGGATGAGGGAAACTTACAGGAAACTACTGGAGAAGGCGGGGGTTGAGCATGTTGAAGACCCTTACATAACCGGGATTTCAACATCAATGTGCTGCGGCGGCCCTGTGGAATCCATTAAGCCATCATTATCGAATAAGGTTGCCAGAAGTAGGGTTGAGTCATTATCCAAGTTATCAAACAACATAGTTGTGGCTTGCCCAATATGCTACGCTAACCTATCCAGGAACAGTAACGATAAGGTTAAGATACTAGACTTAGCAGAGGTATTGAGTGGAGTACAGTGA
- a CDS encoding NAD(P)/FAD-dependent oxidoreductase: MLILRRIKASQLLYMSKVIIVHLPLSNPTISSILTVPHYMSVPLYISGNSLTMVKTALVIGGGHNGLMAAVTLRESGFNVTLIEARGKVGGMADTETMMGVKVSRAAYVLGLMPRRFMDKFNIPVIRQDPFQVTYINGKLIPFWRDRDKRVKALVKAGEVKFPEFEGKLLKFKELMESKFTFVNEPPSVGEIRDEAVKLGVEEFIEESCSRILSEYLSPDLHYTFMYPGMENSPAYLIAYFYSPDWSFVKGGMGTVGDAMLRYALSIGVNVRLGVKVNGLEFKGDLVTGVITNDGILKGDVVVSSVSPILLDQWIKGKGSSWRIPRPGWRKYNIVLKDYPRIPPELKPYAHSIMDTEAGELVIPSILDETRGGVVLEFMGDLDSLLDMMPDIHEKALVIDKLTPKDAEATYNVPNGDVNHIPMRAPYVLNGRPGYRTQFLNLFQGSAGNYPGGQITGVPGYNAARLAVGVYSA, encoded by the coding sequence ATGCTTATATTACGAAGAATCAAGGCTTCTCAACTACTGTACATGAGTAAAGTAATAATAGTGCATTTACCATTAAGTAATCCTACAATAAGCAGCATATTAACGGTCCCTCACTACATGAGTGTACCCTTATATATTTCAGGTAATTCATTAACTATGGTTAAGACTGCCTTAGTGATTGGCGGCGGCCATAATGGGTTAATGGCTGCTGTAACGCTTAGGGAGAGCGGATTCAATGTCACGTTAATTGAGGCTAGGGGTAAGGTTGGCGGTATGGCTGATACTGAAACCATGATGGGTGTGAAGGTTAGTAGGGCTGCATATGTACTAGGCCTAATGCCCAGGCGATTCATGGATAAATTCAACATACCTGTGATTAGGCAGGATCCATTTCAAGTGACTTACATTAATGGTAAGCTAATACCCTTCTGGAGGGATAGGGATAAGAGGGTTAAGGCGTTGGTTAAGGCTGGTGAAGTTAAGTTCCCTGAGTTCGAGGGTAAGCTACTTAAATTTAAGGAGTTAATGGAGAGTAAGTTCACGTTTGTTAATGAACCACCCTCAGTGGGTGAAATTAGGGATGAGGCCGTTAAGCTTGGTGTTGAGGAATTCATTGAGGAGTCATGCAGTAGAATACTGAGTGAGTACCTATCTCCAGACCTCCACTACACCTTCATGTACCCAGGTATGGAGAATTCCCCAGCGTACCTAATAGCCTACTTCTACTCACCTGACTGGTCATTTGTGAAGGGAGGCATGGGTACTGTGGGTGATGCAATGTTGAGGTATGCCTTAAGCATTGGCGTTAATGTGCGCCTGGGGGTTAAGGTTAATGGATTGGAGTTTAAGGGTGACCTAGTGACCGGTGTCATCACTAATGATGGTATCTTAAAGGGTGATGTAGTTGTTTCCTCAGTTAGCCCAATACTGCTTGATCAATGGATTAAGGGTAAGGGGAGTAGTTGGCGTATACCTAGGCCTGGTTGGAGGAAGTATAATATTGTGCTTAAGGATTACCCAAGAATCCCCCCTGAATTAAAGCCCTACGCCCACTCAATAATGGACACTGAGGCTGGAGAGTTGGTGATACCGTCAATACTTGATGAAACCAGGGGTGGGGTTGTTTTAGAGTTTATGGGTGACTTGGATTCATTACTGGACATGATGCCTGATATTCATGAAAAGGCTCTGGTGATAGATAAGTTAACACCCAAGGATGCCGAGGCCACTTATAACGTACCTAATGGTGATGTTAACCATATCCCAATGAGAGCACCATATGTGCTTAATGGGAGGCCAGGGTACAGGACCCAGTTCCTTAACCTATTCCAGGGGAGTGCCGGCAATTACCCAGGTGGGCAGATAACCGGTGTACCAGGTTATAATGCAGCTAGGTTAGCTGTTGGTGTCTATTCGGCGTAA
- a CDS encoding class I SAM-dependent methyltransferase family protein — protein sequence MKLRDELRGIVPQDLLSLVPSGFDIIGSRSGAVAIIEIPNELDKFKYEIAKAIIKNSRNVKAVLRRIGPRSGEFRLYSYEKLIGEVTEVIHVESGIRLMLDPTKVFFSPRDQYDRLDLASRVKDNEVIAYLFAGIAPYAFIILKHKPTVRLIYAVEINPEAIRYAEVNVRLNKVRGKVVPVEYDASLFCEKMRNSFHRVIMTLPLGAHQYLPSAINCVMDEGIVNFYHIGPEEDPFRDAEEIVMKHCSNMSVNCRIINERIVREYAPRVYKVRVDFEVNKRQTTHT from the coding sequence ATGAAATTGAGGGATGAATTAAGGGGTATAGTACCGCAGGACTTACTAAGCCTAGTGCCCTCAGGTTTCGACATAATTGGATCCAGGTCAGGGGCAGTGGCTATCATTGAGATACCCAATGAACTAGACAAGTTCAAGTACGAGATAGCTAAGGCAATAATTAAGAATAGTAGGAATGTTAAGGCGGTGTTAAGGAGGATTGGGCCAAGGAGCGGTGAGTTTAGGTTATACAGTTACGAGAAGTTAATTGGGGAAGTCACTGAGGTTATTCACGTTGAATCAGGGATTAGGTTAATGCTTGACCCAACTAAGGTATTCTTCTCCCCCAGAGATCAGTACGATAGGCTTGATTTAGCATCAAGGGTTAAGGATAATGAGGTAATAGCCTACTTATTCGCTGGGATCGCGCCATACGCATTCATAATACTTAAGCATAAACCCACAGTGCGCTTAATATATGCTGTTGAGATAAACCCGGAGGCAATTAGGTATGCTGAAGTTAACGTGAGGTTAAATAAGGTTAGGGGTAAGGTAGTGCCGGTTGAGTATGATGCGTCACTCTTCTGCGAAAAAATGAGGAATAGCTTCCACAGGGTAATAATGACCCTACCCTTAGGCGCTCACCAATACCTACCCAGCGCCATAAATTGCGTAATGGATGAGGGCATAGTGAACTTCTATCACATTGGCCCGGAGGAAGATCCCTTTAGGGATGCTGAGGAAATCGTGATGAAGCATTGCAGTAACATGAGTGTTAACTGCAGGATAATTAATGAGAGGATTGTTAGAGAGTATGCCCCTAGGGTGTATAAGGTTAGGGTTGACTTTGAGGTAAATAAAAGGCAAACTACCCATACGTGA
- a CDS encoding HEPN domain-containing protein → MTELVKKAEDWFEVAKGALREGRFWLVCYASHQAVELYAKGVLFMRAGSYPFTHNLVTLIKLIDLNASTEVLNSCRVLNPHYSASRYDSSSIYDKDTAVQCLTHAEVVITWLRTLLEK, encoded by the coding sequence GTGACTGAGTTAGTTAAGAAGGCTGAAGATTGGTTTGAGGTGGCTAAGGGTGCATTAAGGGAGGGTAGGTTTTGGTTAGTCTGTTATGCATCGCATCAGGCGGTTGAACTATATGCTAAGGGTGTATTATTCATGAGGGCTGGTTCATACCCATTTACCCATAATTTAGTAACATTGATTAAGTTAATTGATTTAAATGCATCAACTGAAGTCCTTAATTCATGCAGGGTACTTAATCCTCACTACTCAGCATCAAGGTACGATTCATCATCAATTTATGATAAGGATACTGCTGTGCAATGCTTAACACACGCTGAGGTGGTTATAACATGGCTGAGGACCTTATTAGAAAAATGA
- a CDS encoding GNAT family N-acetyltransferase — translation MNYVNAQPSVRYLDPLRDGELIISFYKSLSRQSIRSRFLCMINDVEDCVRSLLSLRPIVYGVYYNEELVAVGEAYRINDSYEIALVVKDEYQGRGIGKWLVGLMLSDLFGKRAAVRVYAYMSVDNIRMVRISRYYGGKVLFNDDSYKVVFNANNLQLKGIQQFNNTT, via the coding sequence ATGAATTATGTTAACGCTCAACCTAGTGTGAGGTACCTGGATCCATTGAGGGATGGTGAACTGATTATTTCCTTCTATAAATCATTAAGTAGGCAATCTATTAGATCACGGTTCCTATGTATGATAAACGATGTTGAGGACTGCGTTAGATCACTATTATCATTAAGGCCAATAGTATATGGTGTCTACTATAATGAGGAACTGGTAGCAGTAGGTGAGGCGTATAGGATTAATGATTCCTATGAGATAGCCCTAGTCGTTAAGGATGAGTATCAAGGTAGGGGTATTGGTAAGTGGCTTGTGGGTTTAATGCTCAGTGATTTATTCGGTAAAAGGGCAGCAGTGAGGGTTTACGCATACATGAGTGTGGATAATATTAGGATGGTGAGGATATCTAGGTACTATGGGGGCAAGGTTTTGTTCAATGATGACTCATATAAGGTGGTTTTTAACGCTAACAACCTACAGCTTAAGGGAATTCAACAATTCAATAATACTACTTGA
- a CDS encoding flavin reductase family protein: MVITGEELKAILRNYPTGVTVVTTVNNGEYYGLTVNSFTSVSLDPPLVLVALDKKVGSHKAINESGIYAVNILPYDMKDVAIRFATAPREERFKGLRIITAKTGSPIIDGSIAYLDCRVVARYDAGDHTLFIGQVEDGKVLNLKPPLIYLNRNYYTIKVS; the protein is encoded by the coding sequence ATGGTTATTACTGGGGAGGAGCTTAAGGCCATACTTAGAAATTACCCAACTGGAGTCACTGTCGTCACTACGGTTAATAATGGTGAATACTATGGTTTAACTGTTAATTCATTCACTTCAGTATCCCTTGATCCACCACTGGTGCTGGTGGCGTTAGACAAGAAGGTGGGTTCACATAAGGCCATTAATGAATCTGGAATATACGCAGTTAACATACTACCCTACGATATGAAGGATGTGGCTATTAGGTTCGCCACAGCCCCAAGGGAGGAGAGGTTTAAGGGATTAAGGATTATTACAGCTAAGACTGGTTCACCCATAATTGATGGTTCAATAGCTTACTTAGACTGCAGGGTAGTGGCTAGGTATGATGCTGGTGATCACACGTTATTCATAGGGCAGGTTGAGGATGGTAAGGTACTTAACCTTAAGCCGCCATTAATATACTTAAACAGGAATTACTACACTATTAAAGTCTCATGA
- a CDS encoding nucleotidyltransferase domain-containing protein, giving the protein MAEDLIRKMIIKVSKYDEDFRNFISRLIKKYPDSTIVLFGSRARGDNRPSSDFDVLVIIKGKVTWSIVEEISFIADELPVDLIVKSVEDFLNDAGIKLMLRNGCRVLYDGLSLNPC; this is encoded by the coding sequence ATGGCTGAGGACCTTATTAGAAAAATGATTATTAAGGTATCTAAGTATGATGAGGATTTCAGGAATTTCATAAGCAGGTTAATTAAAAAGTACCCTGACTCAACAATAGTGCTCTTTGGCTCCAGAGCTAGGGGTGATAATAGACCTTCAAGTGACTTCGATGTACTAGTTATTATTAAGGGTAAGGTTACGTGGAGTATTGTGGAGGAAATATCGTTTATTGCTGATGAATTACCTGTTGATTTAATTGTTAAAAGCGTGGAGGATTTCCTAAATGATGCAGGTATTAAGTTAATGCTAAGGAATGGATGCAGGGTGCTATATGATGGCTTAAGTCTAAATCCATGTTAA
- a CDS encoding V-type ATP synthase subunit B, translating to MSKLLEIRGIQEYRTVREVKGPLIVIERTRGIAYGEMGVVTGPDGEPRLIQVIEVGPDYAIAQVLTGTLGLPASGSTVRFYGTTLRLPVSEDLLGRIISGRGVPRDSLSMPPAEDFLDVNGEPLNPYARDYPEEPIETGVSAIDGLYTMVRGQKLPIFSGTGLPHNMLAAQVARQATVRGSEEEFAIVFAAIGLRTEEALFFIDEFRRTGALRRLVLVMNLASDPIAERILTPRVALTIAEYLAWQRDYHVLVILSDMLNYAEALRELSSAKGELPGRRGYPGYMYTDLASIFERAGRARGRKGSVTQFPILTMPHDDITHPVPDLTGYITEGQLVLSRSMWGKGIYPPFDVLMSLSRLMKDAVGEGKTRDDHKYVANQLISAYSRALDVRNLAVLVGEGNLSWRERRYLRFADEFERKFIAQGFYERRTFEQTLDIAWDALSVLPEDEYSNIPPEVSKRYYREGIFKSIKDEGVKA from the coding sequence ATGTCTAAGCTTCTTGAGATTAGGGGGATACAGGAGTATAGGACTGTTAGGGAGGTTAAGGGGCCATTGATAGTTATTGAAAGGACTAGGGGGATAGCATACGGTGAAATGGGTGTTGTAACTGGGCCTGATGGTGAACCTAGGCTTATTCAGGTAATTGAAGTTGGACCTGACTACGCCATAGCCCAAGTCCTAACAGGGACCCTTGGCTTACCGGCAAGCGGCTCCACAGTCAGGTTCTATGGAACCACCTTAAGGCTACCAGTGTCTGAGGATTTACTGGGTAGGATAATAAGCGGTAGGGGTGTGCCAAGGGATTCATTATCAATGCCACCAGCAGAGGACTTCCTTGACGTTAACGGTGAGCCACTTAACCCATACGCTAGGGATTACCCAGAGGAGCCTATTGAGACTGGTGTTAGTGCAATAGATGGACTCTACACTATGGTTAGGGGACAGAAGTTACCCATATTCTCAGGCACTGGATTACCGCACAATATGCTTGCTGCCCAGGTTGCAAGGCAGGCAACTGTTAGGGGTAGTGAGGAGGAGTTTGCAATAGTCTTCGCCGCTATTGGCCTTAGGACCGAGGAGGCGTTATTCTTCATTGATGAGTTTAGGAGAACAGGTGCATTAAGAAGACTAGTCTTGGTAATGAATCTTGCCAGTGACCCAATAGCTGAAAGGATTCTTACACCAAGGGTTGCCTTAACCATAGCCGAGTACTTGGCTTGGCAAAGGGATTACCACGTCCTAGTGATATTAAGTGATATGCTTAACTACGCAGAGGCCCTTAGGGAGCTTTCATCAGCTAAGGGTGAGCTACCAGGTAGGAGGGGTTACCCAGGCTACATGTACACTGACTTAGCGTCAATATTCGAGAGGGCAGGTAGAGCTAGGGGTAGAAAGGGTAGTGTTACCCAATTCCCAATACTAACGATGCCTCACGATGACATAACCCACCCAGTACCCGACTTAACAGGCTACATTACGGAGGGTCAACTAGTCTTATCCAGGTCAATGTGGGGTAAGGGCATTTACCCACCCTTCGATGTCCTAATGAGCCTATCAAGGTTAATGAAGGATGCTGTCGGTGAGGGTAAGACTAGGGATGATCATAAGTACGTGGCTAATCAACTCATATCAGCCTACTCTAGGGCATTGGATGTTAGGAACCTAGCAGTACTGGTTGGTGAGGGTAATTTAAGTTGGCGTGAAAGGAGGTACCTTAGGTTCGCTGATGAGTTTGAGAGGAAGTTCATAGCTCAAGGTTTCTATGAAAGGAGAACGTTCGAACAGACTCTTGACATAGCTTGGGACGCCTTAAGTGTACTACCTGAGGATGAGTACTCCAATATTCCACCTGAAGTATCAAAGAGGTACTATAGGGAAGGTATATTTAAGTCAATTAAGGATGAAGGAGTTAAGGCCTAG
- a CDS encoding DUF2153 family protein, with translation MSVESQVKAHIKGLINRLDGWLISQRKLIDDLQKYADYVKSQDRYTLLLSAQAMIYYIERTAKDFESWLNNPLITSIMTPDMLKELEAKLRELAVNFIKVDLEHTGQYLDLLRKYDAAGEVPEILRLYFEHRIGGAQEGGQQRGGEEMPRFL, from the coding sequence ATGAGCGTGGAGAGTCAGGTTAAGGCTCACATAAAGGGATTAATAAATAGGCTTGATGGTTGGTTAATAAGCCAAAGGAAATTAATAGATGATCTACAGAAGTACGCTGATTACGTTAAGAGCCAGGATAGGTACACCCTATTATTATCAGCGCAGGCCATGATATATTACATAGAGCGTACCGCTAAGGACTTTGAGTCATGGCTAAACAACCCACTCATAACGTCAATAATGACACCGGATATGTTAAAGGAGCTTGAGGCTAAGTTGCGTGAACTGGCGGTTAACTTCATAAAGGTGGATCTTGAGCACACTGGACAGTACCTTGACTTACTTAGGAAATATGATGCGGCTGGTGAGGTACCGGAGATACTAAGGCTATACTTTGAGCATAGGATTGGTGGTGCACAGGAGGGTGGGCAACAGAGGGGAGGGGAGGAAATGCCCAGGTTCCTGTGA
- the endA gene encoding tRNA-intron lyase encodes MVQDAKGRTIAKYKGVLKGDKVIVPSIDESRALYKLGFFGKFLGKDKIKIEEVDSVNSQIHLSPLEALYLVELGLLEVVDDDSVVDKDTLRELVEKRYEHGELVYELYRYFRDRGYVVRSGLKFGSLYAVYEKGPGIDHAPMLVHLIDPGRNITALDVTRAARLSHTVRKTFVLAVRHMNSLKLIGFEWWTP; translated from the coding sequence ATGGTTCAGGATGCTAAGGGAAGGACAATCGCTAAGTATAAGGGGGTACTTAAGGGGGATAAGGTTATTGTACCTAGTATTGATGAATCCAGGGCTCTTTATAAGCTTGGTTTCTTTGGGAAATTCCTAGGTAAAGATAAGATTAAGATTGAGGAGGTTGATTCTGTGAATTCACAAATACACTTATCGCCGCTTGAGGCCCTTTACCTAGTTGAGTTAGGCCTATTGGAGGTTGTTGATGATGATTCAGTGGTGGATAAGGATACTCTTAGGGAGTTGGTGGAGAAGCGTTATGAACATGGGGAACTAGTCTATGAATTATACAGGTATTTTAGGGATAGGGGTTACGTGGTTAGGAGTGGGTTGAAGTTTGGTTCACTCTACGCAGTTTATGAGAAAGGGCCAGGCATAGACCATGCACCGATGCTCGTTCACCTAATTGACCCAGGCCGTAACATAACGGCATTAGATGTAACTAGGGCAGCGAGGTTAAGCCATACTGTTAGGAAAACCTTCGTGCTGGCGGTTAGGCATATGAATAGTCTTAAGCTTATAGGGTTCGAATGGTGGACTCCGTAA
- a CDS encoding alkaline phosphatase family protein, producing MKLLFLVLDGAADRPNEKGETPLSMAKKPNLDSLAVQGALGYHYPLGVGRAPESDAAVLSILGYDPDKYYTGRGPLEALGVGYRVKEGHEVAFRANFATINPETRVILDRRVGRSLESWEAQELAKAVDGIELGGGLGYARVIATIGHRAVVIIGVKSGRLSGDVTNNDPAYVRVGKVSVAVPNPDNRLAQIRPLNPQDEAASLTAKLANEFVDKVINILKDHPLNKERAKKGLLQANVILVRDAGDSLPKVTPINQLHGLKFGAVAEMPVERGIARALGMDVEEVKLYNAPKDEVLGERFEATMKLLERVDVAYVHLKGPDEPGHDGDLKGKVKAIEDIDEYYVAKLIKSNWGDSILVTSDHATPWALKAHSDDPVPIMLKSRKVKADGLTLNEINASKGSLGKFEHGWLIMGRIKELVF from the coding sequence ATGAAGCTGCTTTTCCTAGTACTGGATGGGGCTGCTGATAGGCCTAATGAGAAGGGGGAGACCCCGTTATCCATGGCTAAGAAGCCCAATTTAGATTCACTGGCTGTTCAGGGAGCCTTAGGATACCACTACCCCTTAGGGGTAGGTAGAGCTCCTGAGAGTGATGCAGCAGTATTATCTATACTGGGTTATGACCCGGATAAGTACTACACGGGTAGGGGTCCTCTTGAAGCCCTTGGGGTTGGTTATAGGGTTAAGGAGGGGCATGAGGTTGCCTTTAGGGCTAACTTCGCCACTATTAATCCTGAAACAAGGGTTATCCTTGATAGGAGGGTTGGTAGGAGCTTGGAATCCTGGGAGGCTCAGGAGCTAGCTAAGGCGGTTGACGGTATTGAGCTTGGGGGTGGTTTAGGGTATGCTAGGGTTATTGCAACTATTGGCCATAGAGCAGTGGTGATTATTGGTGTTAAATCAGGGCGCCTTAGTGGGGATGTTACTAATAATGATCCAGCCTACGTTAGGGTTGGTAAGGTATCTGTTGCTGTACCTAATCCTGATAATAGGCTTGCACAGATAAGGCCCTTAAACCCACAGGATGAGGCAGCGTCATTAACAGCTAAGTTAGCTAATGAATTTGTTGATAAAGTAATCAACATACTTAAGGATCATCCATTAAATAAGGAGAGGGCCAAGAAGGGTTTACTGCAGGCTAACGTAATACTAGTGAGGGATGCAGGTGACTCATTACCTAAAGTAACCCCGATAAATCAACTTCATGGGCTTAAATTCGGCGCAGTAGCTGAGATGCCTGTGGAGAGGGGTATAGCTAGGGCGCTGGGTATGGATGTTGAGGAGGTTAAGCTTTACAACGCCCCCAAGGATGAGGTCCTCGGTGAACGCTTCGAGGCAACCATGAAACTCCTGGAAAGGGTTGACGTAGCCTACGTTCACTTAAAGGGGCCTGATGAACCAGGTCATGATGGTGACTTAAAGGGTAAGGTTAAGGCAATAGAGGACATTGATGAGTATTACGTGGCTAAGTTGATTAAGAGTAATTGGGGGGACTCAATACTAGTCACCAGTGATCACGCAACTCCATGGGCACTGAAGGCGCATAGTGATGACCCAGTACCAATAATGCTTAAGTCACGTAAGGTTAAGGCTGATGGTTTAACATTGAACGAGATTAACGCCAGTAAAGGTAGTTTAGGTAAGTTTGAACATGGCTGGTTAATAATGGGTAGGATTAAGGAGCTGGTTTTCTAA